The nucleotide window AAATGTATTTTCTGTGGGAACTGTATGCGAGAATGCCCCTTCGGCGCCATGATGGATAAATCCCAGATTATCGATGTGCTTTTAGCAAAAAAGCGGGGGGCAAAATTGGCAGCCCTCTTTGCCCCGGCGGTGGCGGGGCAATTCCGGGCATCCCTGGGGAAATTGGTCCGGGCCTTAAAACAGGCAGGTTTTGATGCGGTCTACGAAGTGGCCCGGGGAGCGGATATCACCGCCGAGAAGGAAGCCCAGGAATTACAGGAACGGCTTGCCGCAGGGGCTGCTTTTATGACCACCAGTTGTTGCCCTGCCTATGTAGAAGCGGTCCACAAGCATGTACCTGAGCTTACATCATATGTTTCCCATACCCGCTCTCCGATGCATTACACGGCAGAACTGGCAAAACAAGAATATCCAGAGTATAAACGGGTATTTATTGGACCTTGTCTAGCTAAACGAAAGGAAGGACTCAGCGATCCCCTGGTAGATTACGTGATTTCCGTAGAAGAACTGGGAGCCCTCTTTGTAGCCCTCAACATTGATGTGGCGGAAATCGAAGAGGAACCGATTGCCCAGCCCGCTACGGCGGCAGGCCGGGGCTTTGCCTGGTCCGGCGGGGTAGCCCAGGCAGTCCTTGAGCATCTACCCGACAAAAAGGGAATCATACAAACGGCCACCATCGATGGGCTTTCCCGGGAAAGTATAAAAGAACTGCAGGCCTGGGCAAAGGGCAAAACGGCCGGCCAACTATTGGAAGTCATGGCCTGCACGGGGGGCTGCGTGGCTGGCCCTTCGGTAATTACGAATCCGAAGGTGGCCCTTATGCAATTGAAAAAGCTCGTCCAGGAGGCCCAGCCTTCATAAGCGGCTGTACTGCCGTGCTCATCCCCGAGGTCTGCCCCAGCGGCAACGGGAACCCATCACCTGGCCCCGTCAGGGGCTGGGTATTTTACGGGGCGTCTTCGAGATGTGTTTCGGGGTGTCCTCTCGGCACACCGCCCCGCATTCCCCAGGGGCCCCTTCTCAGTCTATCCCTTTTTCTATTTTCATCGCCTCCGCGGGGAGGCCTAGCAAAAGTCCGTCGGCCT belongs to Treponema sp. J25 and includes:
- a CDS encoding monomeric [FeFe] hydrogenase, whose amino-acid sequence is MHYNNNAARIKRELLIQLIQLVLEDRLVEGIDRIPYAMTSEPGYQPVRCCVHHDRSILKSRILARLGFSVEDYEDDGTPLATYAQKALERDYVEGPILTVLDEACNACVKTQFLVTNACQGCLARPCMMNCPKKAVSVVEGRAIIDKEKCVNCGICQQVCPYHAIIKIPVPCEEACPVGAIYKDSRGKERIDYDKCIFCGNCMRECPFGAMMDKSQIIDVLLAKKRGAKLAALFAPAVAGQFRASLGKLVRALKQAGFDAVYEVARGADITAEKEAQELQERLAAGAAFMTTSCCPAYVEAVHKHVPELTSYVSHTRSPMHYTAELAKQEYPEYKRVFIGPCLAKRKEGLSDPLVDYVISVEELGALFVALNIDVAEIEEEPIAQPATAAGRGFAWSGGVAQAVLEHLPDKKGIIQTATIDGLSRESIKELQAWAKGKTAGQLLEVMACTGGCVAGPSVITNPKVALMQLKKLVQEAQPS